From the genome of Malus sylvestris chromosome 6, drMalSylv7.2, whole genome shotgun sequence, one region includes:
- the LOC126626251 gene encoding uncharacterized protein LOC126626251 gives MWFLQWRAILPHVSAIVVALLARFLHMTLAFQLGLVCVALAITTDWSQSQSQSRTMEREEDMPTPIDNPTPEIKKRQPKNNKGSKKKKCIMGREISKLEKIKEADRTNTDP, from the exons ATGT GGTTCCTTCAATGGCGCGCGATTCTTCCTCATGTGTCAGCAATCGTTGTCGCCCTGCTGGCAAGATTTCTCCACATGACGCTAGCGTTCCAGTTGGGACTTGTATGTGTGGCTCTGGCCATTACCACCGATTGGTCACAATCACAGTCACAGTCACGAACGATGGAAAGGGAAGAGGACATGCCAACACCGATAGACAATCCAACACCGGAAATAAAGAAGCGGCAACCAAAAAATAACAAGGGCAGTAAGAAGAAGAAGTGCATAATGGGGAGAGAAATATCAAAACTGGAGAAAATAAAGGAGGCCGATAGAACAAACACGGATCCATAA